The Duganella sp. BuS-21 sequence ACGATTGCTGGGCGGTCAGCAGCAGCACCAGCGTGAGCGCCACGAACAGCGCGGTGGGAATGGTTTGCGAATAGAGGAAATTGGTCAGCAGGACGAAGAAGCTGAGGAAGGTGACCACGAACAGGTCGCGTTTGGCGTGCATCTCCAGCAGCTTGAAGGCCAGCAGCAGCACCAGCATGGCGACGCCGGCGTCGCGCCCGAGCAGGGTGCGGAAGGTGAGGTAGACGCCGCCCATGGCCGCCACCGCGATCGGCGCCAGCAGCCAGACCGGCGGCATGCGCCGGCCCAGCCAGGTGATGGCGGCGCGCCACAGCAGCGTCACGCCGGCCAGGGCGCTGATCCACGGCGGCAGATGGGCCACGTGCGGCGCCAGCACCATCAGCGCGGCGGCCAGCAATAGCAGCGTGTCCGACTTGTCGCGCGTCAGGCGCAGCGCCAGCCGGCTCATTGAGCGCCCTCGCGGCCGAACAGGGCCAGTGCGCGCAGGCAGGCGGCGCGGTGGGCGTCGCCGAGGGCCGGCCCGTACTCGTGCTGCGCCAGGCGGAAAGTGTAGGGCAGGGCGCGCTGCTCGGCCGCCAGCACCCAGCCGGCCATGCGCGACAGCTTCTGCTCCAGGTCCATCTGCAGCGGCAGCGCGGCGAAGTCCAGCGTCAGCTCGGCCACCGCGCCGCCCTCGAAATGCTTGGTCACCAGCTGCCCGCCGAGCGCCGGATCGTGGCGCGCGATCTGCCGCCACGCCAAATGCTTGAGCGGATCGCCGGCCTGATAGCTGCGGATGCCGGCGAAATTATCCAGCCCTACCGTGCCATGCCCATCTTCGCTGGCCGCACCGCTCGACGGCAACGGTTGCGGCGGCGATTCCGGCGCCGGATACACCAGCACCTTGGCATCCGGGCGCCAATAGCTCCAGGCGCGGAACAGCCCAAGCGGAAAGCGCGTCACCAGCCGCACGCGCGGCGCCGCCAGCCAGCCGCGTGCCCGTGTGGCGGCCGACAGGCGCACCGCGCTGTCCGCGCCGGCCGCGATATCGGTCACCTGACGCGGTTCGCCGTCGGCCTGAAAACCCAGCCACACGGCAAAGCGATCCTGCTTGCCGCGGTTAAGGATGTGCAGTTCGAACTGCGCCTCCTCGCCGGCAAACACCGGCTGCGCGCGGCCCGCCACCAGCTGCAGCAAGGCCAGGTTCTTGGCCGTCAGATACATATCGGCCACCGCGCAGGCGGCGGTGAAAAAGGTCAGCGCAAAGCCCAGTCCCAGGTTGTAATTGAGGGCGCCGATCAGCATCACCAGCAGCAGCAAGGCAAACGCGATGCCGGCGCGGGTGGGCAGGATGAACACGCGGCGCATGGTCAGGGTCACCGTGCCAGGCTCGCTGTCGCGCAGCTGGAACAGCCACTTGTCCCTGCCCTTGCGATACAGCGATTGCAGCGCGCCGGTCATGGCGCCTTACACCGGCACCGACTCTTGCAGCTGCAACACCAGGTCGCGGCTGGCCAGCGCCACACCGTGCGCCGACTTCACAGGCCGCAGCCGATGCGCACACACCGGCACCAGCACCGCCTGCACATCCTCGGGCAGCACATGGTCGCGGCCCTCCAGCGCGGCCCAGGCGCGTGCCGCCTGCAGCAGCGCGATGGCCGCGCGCGGGCTCAGGCCCTCGGCGAACATGCCGTTCTGGCGCGAGGCCGCCGCCAGCGCCTGCACATAATCGATCAGCGCGGCCGAAGCGTGGATGCGGCGCAGGCCTTGCTGCGCCTGGGACAGTTCGGCCGGCGTCATGGCGGCCGGCAGGGACTTGAGCAGCAGGCGGCGGTCCTCGCCCATCAGCAGCGCGCGCTCGGCGGCGGCGTCCGGGTAGCCGAGCGAAAGGCACATCAGGAAGCGGTCCAGCTGCGACTCCGGCAGCGGGAAAGTGCCGATCTGGTGGGTCGGATTCTGGGTGGCGATCACGAAGAAAGGCTCGGGCAGGGCGCGCGTGACGCCGTCGGCGCTGACCTGCCGTTCCTCCATCGCCTCCAGCAGGCCCGATTGGGTTTTCGGCGTGGCGCGGTTGATCTCATCGGCCAGCAGCACCTGGGTGAAGATCGGACCGGGATGGAACACGAAGCCGTTCTTCTCGCGCTCATAAATCGAAATGCCGTTGACGTCGGCCGGCAGCAGGTCGCTGGTGAACTGCACGCGGTTGAAGCGCAGGCCCAGCGAAATCGACAGCGCGTGCGCCAGGGTGGTCTTGCCCACGCCCGGCACATCCTCCACCAGCAGATGGCCGCCGGCCAGCAGGCAGGT is a genomic window containing:
- a CDS encoding DUF58 domain-containing protein; protein product: MTGALQSLYRKGRDKWLFQLRDSEPGTVTLTMRRVFILPTRAGIAFALLLLVMLIGALNYNLGLGFALTFFTAACAVADMYLTAKNLALLQLVAGRAQPVFAGEEAQFELHILNRGKQDRFAVWLGFQADGEPRQVTDIAAGADSAVRLSAATRARGWLAAPRVRLVTRFPLGLFRAWSYWRPDAKVLVYPAPESPPQPLPSSGAASEDGHGTVGLDNFAGIRSYQAGDPLKHLAWRQIARHDPALGGQLVTKHFEGGAVAELTLDFAALPLQMDLEQKLSRMAGWVLAAEQRALPYTFRLAQHEYGPALGDAHRAACLRALALFGREGAQ
- a CDS encoding MoxR family ATPase, producing the protein MTTKLHAVARQVGDIIVGKDMQIRQALTCLLAGGHLLVEDVPGVGKTTLAHALSISLGLRFNRVQFTSDLLPADVNGISIYEREKNGFVFHPGPIFTQVLLADEINRATPKTQSGLLEAMEERQVSADGVTRALPEPFFVIATQNPTHQIGTFPLPESQLDRFLMCLSLGYPDAAAERALLMGEDRRLLLKSLPAAMTPAELSQAQQGLRRIHASAALIDYVQALAAASRQNGMFAEGLSPRAAIALLQAARAWAALEGRDHVLPEDVQAVLVPVCAHRLRPVKSAHGVALASRDLVLQLQESVPV